One region of Drosophila kikkawai strain 14028-0561.14 chromosome 2R, DkikHiC1v2, whole genome shotgun sequence genomic DNA includes:
- the wbl gene encoding protein windbeutel gives MMRILVTLLLALLHYSLPSVRALACGGCVDLDEINFQRTVERFPYALVKFDIAFPYGVKHEAFGAFSKAAHKATTDLLVATVGIKDYGELENKALGDRFKVDDKNFPEIFLFKGSIDDFIRLPSHMDITLDNLKAFVSSNTDLYIGRDGCIKDFDDGLKNYANIPDAEQAALIEIFEERLEKMKNPEQQKSAKFYLVYMRKIRELGYDFLEEETKRLLRLKAGKVAESKKDELLRKLNILEAFRVNKLTKEAPEKQEL, from the exons ATGATGCGGATTTTGGTGACTCTCCTACTGGCCCTCCTCCACTACTCCCTGCCCTCGGTCCGGGCCCTGGCCTGTGGTGGCTGCGTGGACCTGGACGAGATTAATTTCCAAAGGACAGTGGAAAGGTTTCCCTATGCCTTGGTCAAGTTCGATATAGCCTTTCCCTATGGCGTGAAGCACGAGGCCTTTGGCGCCTTCTCGAAGGCAGCCCATAAGGCCACCACGGATCTCCTGGTGGCCACCGTGGGCATCAAGGATTATGGTGAGCTGGAGAACAAG GCCCTAGGCGATCGCTTCAAGGTGGATGACAAGAACTTCCCAGAGATCTTCTTGTTCAAAGGCAGCATCGATGACTTTATACGCCTGCCCAGCCACATGGACATCACCCTGGACAACCTCAAGGCCTTTGTGAGCTCTAATACCGACCTATACATAGGCCGCGATGGCTGCATCAAGGACTTTGATGATGGCCTCAAGAACTATGCCAATATCCCTGATGCAGAGCAGGCCGCCCTCATCGAGATCTTCGAGGAAAGGCTGGAGAAGATGAAGAATCCGGAGCAGCAAAAGAGCGCCAAGTTCTATCTGGTTTACATGCGCAAGATTCGAGAGCTGGGCTACGACTTCCTCGAGGAGGAGACCAAGCGTCTGTTACGTCTCAAGGCAGGAAAGGTGGCGGAGTCCAAGAAGGACGAGCTGCTGCGTAAACTGAACATTCTGGAGGCCTTTCGGGTCAACAAGCTGACCAAAGAGGCTCCGGAAAAGCAGGAGCtgtga